The following are encoded together in the Strongyloides ratti genome assembly S_ratti_ED321, chromosome : 2 genome:
- a CDS encoding ATP synthase subunit s, mitochondrial: protein MVKEVLRNFVKIKNSIASHNFPGLKWILEGFNMVDKQRLKDVGPDRCAAEWIVKCGGKIKFDKMPDIFEDYNALIRATSELDPRDLNDDVKLVWIDATNASITGYGCLHFNGLRDIREVNFVRCKTLHDRGLEYIGMYAGNILKKLQLTECPKITEYECK from the coding sequence atggTTAAAGAAGTTTTAcgtaattttgtaaaaattaaaaatagcaTAGCTTCTCATAATTTTCCCGGCCTAAAATGGATATTAGAAGGATTTAACATGGTTGATAAGCAACGTTTAAAAGATGTTGGTCCAGATAGATGTGCTGCTGAATGGATTGTTAAATGTGGTGGAAAGATTAAGTTTGATAAGATGCCGGATATATTTGAAGATTACAATGCTTTAATAAGAGCTACCTCAGAGTTAGATCCAAGAGATCTTAATGACGATGTTAAATTAGTTTGGATTGATGCAACTAATGCTTCTATCACGGGATATGGTTGTTTACATTTTAATGGATTAAGAGACATTAGAGAAGTTAACTTTGTTCGCTGTAAAACTTTACATGACCGTGGATTAGAATATATAGGAATGTATGCAggaaatattttgaaaaaattacaGTTAACAGAATGTCCAAAAATAACAGAATACG
- a CDS encoding Protein dpy-30 homolog, giving the protein MSEGGEQVSIVKDEIIRQPEPIQQLTENCIGEQTASLSDNSSTSTPYQQQPFEGANNAITDLESSITTPPQAEEPQQMDISETPKAPLADGTSMQNENVPPTNNASQQETCELVELPTRMYLDRTVVPILLQGLSALAKERPEQPIEFLANFLLSNKERYNPTLVSKPSE; this is encoded by the exons ATGTCAGAAGGTGGAGAACAAGTTAGTATTGTTAAAGATGAAATAATCCGCCAACCGGAACCAATTCAGCAGCTCACTGAGAATTGTATTGGAGAACAGACAGCGTCTCTTAGTGACAATAGTTCTACCAGCACCCCATATCAACAACAACCGTTTGAAGGTGCTAATAACGCTATAACTGATTTGGAATCTTCTATTACCACACCACCACAAGCTGAAGAACCTCAACAAATGGATATTTCTGAAACACCTAAAGCTCCCCTAGCAGATGGTACCTCAATGCAAAAT gaaAACGTACCACCAACTAATAATGCTTCTCAACAGGAAACCTGCGAACTTGTGGAACTTCCAACCCGTATGTATTTGGACAGAACTGTAGTCCCAATACTTCTACAAGGCCTTTCAGCGCTTGCAAAAGAAAGACCTGAACAACCAATTGAATTTTTGgctaattttttactttccAACAAGGAACGTTACAATCCAACATTAGTTTCTAAACCTTCAGAATAA
- a CDS encoding Intraflagellar transport protein 20 homolog, which yields MNDNIEDNVYIDELNRLKLINANVSESSQTLKNETSEFVVKVDKFFESAKFLIDSMKELGKTVDLARLKALETRNALRNSDNEKLNEQQQLRILIRQKQIELERLKDEADSLRQIESQQKELKGKLQSSL from the exons atgaatgATAATATTGAGGACAATGTTTATATTGATGAACTAAATcgtttaaaattaattaatgcta atGTATCAGAATCTTCacaaacattaaaaaatgaaacatcAGAATTTGTTGTTAAagtagataaattttttgaatcagcaaaatttttaattgattcaATGAAAGAATTAGGAAAAACTGTTGACTTAGCTAGACTTAAGGCACTTGAAACAAGAAATGCCTTAAGAAACAGTGATAATGAAAAGTTAAATGAACAACAACAACTGCGTATATTAATACGCCAAAAACAAATTGAATTAGAAAGATTAAAAGATGAGGCTGATAGTTTAAGACAAATAGAATCACaacaaaaagaattaaaaggAAAACTTCAATCCTCTTTATAA
- a CDS encoding Protein stum homolog, producing MSVLTISSDQNQVSQSPSIRGWSKLQKALPKIIEYGLNEGILLPRETSQAFNITGIVLAAQEEQINKETKKEDKVNLPTNDITMMHEAIPFLPVPVALICLLLNIVIPGTGTIFSGFFVLCMGQPRVNFKEGRKLISLLINILVGISQFFTITFLFVGWFWSIAWGGLIIIHSIQYREALQQRRQEAVATAAIEALTKDSILHRKDVKALVKNAKTGKIIEKV from the exons atgtccg tattaacAATATCTTCTGATCAAAATCAAGTATCACAATCTCCAAGTATAAGAGGATGGTCAAAACTTCAAAAAGCATTaccaaaaataattgaatatGGTTTAAATGAAGGGATACTCCTCCCTAGGGAAACAAGTCAGGCATTCAATATTACTGGTATTGTGTTAGCAGCACAAGaagaacaaataaataaagaaacaaaaaaagaagataaagTTAATCTTCCAACAAATGATATAACTATGATGCATGAAGCAATACCATTTCTTCCTGTTCCAGTAGCAttaatatgtttattattaaatattgttatacCAGGTACAGGAACAATATTTTCAggtttttttgttttatgtATGGGTCAACCAAgagttaattttaaagaggGAAGAAAACTTATATCACttcttataaatattcttGTTGGTATTAgtcaattttttacaataacaTTTCTTTTTGTTGGATGGTTTTGGTCAATTGCATGGGGTGGTTTAATAATCATTCACTCAATACAATATAGAGAAGCATTACAACAAAGAAGGCAAGAAGCAGTAGCTACAGCTGCTATTGAAGCATTAACTAAAGATTCAATATTACATAGAAAAGATGTTAAAGCATTAGTAAAAAATGCTAAAACTggtaaaataattgaaaaagtataa
- a CDS encoding Caenorhabditis elegans ly-6-related family-containing protein, protein MYFVFFNFFIFHLLFSIYGLWIEDGKERRSWKDQHPQHRYVAQIHAEHYRYPTFRMQCYSCMSPYLEDQFLYISHLYRKPLQFSERCDEARFYGDGMKVKNCSDMCVTLRMNDKVGGRRRHGYMRGCLSDILHYNRTVVRENPNCYHVRLRDLFVSSDRYSFEPTDNVMLCTCSNKLLCNTGSSIYSRIFFLSLNEEYLVEQIYLPSFIGALIWLAL, encoded by the exons atgtattttgtattttttaatttttttatatttcatttacttttttctatttatggTTTATGGATAGAAGATGGAAAAGAACGACGTTCCTGGAAAGATCAACATCCACAACATAGATATGTTGCTCAGATACATGCTGAACATTACCGTTATCCAA cATTTCGTATGCAATGTTACAGTTGTATGTCACCATATCTAGAAGAtcaatttttgtatatatcaCATTTATATAGAAAACCATTACAATTTAGTGAAAGATGTGATGAGGCAAGATTTTATGGTGATGGAATGaaagttaaaaattgttCTGATATGTGTGTAACACTTCGAATGAATGATAAAGTAGGag gACGAAGGAGGCATGGGTATATGAGAGGTTGTTTATCAGATATATTACATTACAATCGAACAGTGGTACGTGAAAATCCAAATTGTTATCATGTACGCCTTCGTGATTTATTTGTTTCAAGTGATAGATATAGTTTTGAACCAACAGATAATGTAATGTTATGTACATGTtccaataaattattatgtaaTACTGGATCATCAATATATAGTAGGA tattctttttatctttaaatgaAGAATATTTAGTTGAACAGATTTATCTTCCATCATTTATTGGAGCCTTAATATGGTTAGCCTTATGA
- a CDS encoding Protein sine oculis, translating to MSNVYQIGSTNQQNQGSLLDSSIQQQISFPLNNNTTLYDTQQQQSGIYNDNGMNDNKGNFIFSPEHIDTLCEILHRDSKIEKLSKFIWSVPPELKNSEPVRKAQAFLYYEQQNFKELYKLLENNHFSVENHPQLQDLWLRAHYMEAEKIRGRELGAVGKYRIRKKYPLPHSIWDGEQTSYCFKEKSRNILRNSYLRNPYPSPKEKKELSDSTHLSVTQVSNWFKNRRQRDRAANEKDKDGNTIGCRDDDSYNSDENDDENFPTNSRNSRQNIDKQQQSLLSFGTNTVTTPSLQPFASTNTTHTFNPNDLAMAAAASYHNPFSLYSNPQASISGGGYTFGPHDMNMMAAAANMGNCYQTL from the exons ATGAGTAATGTATATCAAATCGGATCTACAAATCAACAAAATCAGGGATCTTTACTTGATTCATCAATACAACAACAAATATCTTTtccattaaataataacacAACTTTGTATGATACTCAACAACAACAATCTGgaatatataatgataatggaatgaatgataataaagg aaattttatattttcaccAGAACATATTGATACATTATGTGAAATACTTCATCGTGATagtaaaattgaaaaattaagtaAATTTATATGGTCTGTACCAcctgaattaaaaaattctgAACCAGTCCGTAAAGCACAAGCTTTCCTTTACTATGaacaacaaaattttaaagaattgtataaattattagaaaataatcatttttctGTTGAAAATCATCCACAATTACAGGATCTTTGGCTTCGAGCACATTATATGGAGGCGGAGAAGATACGAGGAAGAGAACTTGGTGCTGTAGGTAAGTATAGAATACGTAAGAAATATCCATTACCACATTCTATATGGGATGGTGAACAGACAAGTTAttgttttaaagaaaaaagtaggaatattttaagaaatagtTATTTAAGAAATCCTTACCCATCAcctaaagaaaaaaaagaattatctGATAGTACTCATTTATCTGTAACACAAGTCTCTAATTGgtttaaaaatagaagaCAGAGAGATAGAGCAGCTAATGAAAAAGACAA AGATGGTAATACAATAGGATGCCGTGATGATGATTCATATAATTCAGATGAAAATGATGATGAAAATTTTCCAACAAATTCAAGGAATTCAAGgcaaaatattgataaacaACAACAATCACTTTTGTCATTTGGTACAAATACTGTAACAACACCATCATTACAACCATTTGCTTCAACAAACACAACACATACATTCAATCCAAATGATCTTGCAATGGCAGCTGCTGCTTCCTATCATAATCCATTTTCTCTTTACAGTAATCCTCAAGCTTCAATTTCTGGTGGTGGATATACATTTGGTCCACATGACATGAATATGATGGCTGCTGCAGCGAATATGGGAAATTGTTATCAAACTTTGTAA
- a CDS encoding Proteinase inhibitor I35, tissue inhibitor of metalloproteinase family and Tissue inhibitor of metalloproteinases-like, OB-fold domain-containing protein, translating into MVGLNFVNQTESCDCMRIYDKNVFCFSEWISHVKILNKDVQMVYGTNEAAQEEDSVKYTVQHLEILKKPENIKNESLSNLITTPSNTAMSGALNSDNTLTIRLCGGLTFNEDSENSIKKIKNYQKVINCS; encoded by the exons atggTTGGTTTAAACTTTGTTAATCAGACTGAAAGTTGTGATTGCATGagaatttatgataaaaatgtattttgtTTTTCTGAATGGA tttcacatgttaaaattttaaataaagatgtTCAAATGGTTTATGGAACTAATGAAGCTGCTCAGGAAGAAGATAGTGTTAAATATACAGTTCAACATTTggaaatactaaaaaaacctgaaaatatcaaaaatgaGTCATTGTCAAATTTAATTACAACTCCTTCAAATACAGCTATGT CTGGTGCACTTAATTCTGATAATACCTTAACAATTAGACTTTGTGGTGGTTTAACTTTTAATGAAGATAGTGaaaattcaattaaaaaaattaaaaactatcaaaaagtaattaattgttcataa
- a CDS encoding MATH domain and TRAF-like domain-containing protein has protein sequence MVNSTPSRSVSNVSQNDTPETSTGSSYDDAYKFVINFRISNFTSLDDTVKSVPYYIDHTYWRVMAMRRHSDSKNKDSKKENLRPSDFTLGIFVHCTTDSYSDEWSVEAQACLRILNLANTGSPITRELMSHQYNVSETDWGYSTFAKWVEIVDESNGYLVDGAIQIQVEITAKKALNLMDYQTFWRKGTDLLRIADLQLERGNVDKAIEANGRSSVLCGNRCSKLKTKIEEQKKRLSQVAISENIKRIESMSNSTSQDPKSTSTSALKQAISTSSIKKAVGRLKQISNQIPSARNGDTRNSRRSSLQTKSNNSKDNDEEDTACTSPSCLCSLSPHSNNSSTFVNESCGYNDNLEDNTVRSAQEALHPESSSGPQSRKSSLSVYGYPSSDCCKGDTNVSNYNSQRLEVVKQEARIEYEVYQDFTTKTVLRNNINDYNTENQSNSSWMNISSLPQFTWGNKGIDNQTLLSFRTNKLDKPHPMNFLTPVNFQMNNCSRIQIEEKDMAPTTSKYMENVIYNNDHNYEWWPDVPEGQTFEAYHKIPRSLCIDERVKEREDMAKLSEFLKKNMIGMWKSRHPDLNQKGKNFFKLLADLDTKMSKFRCEPSEDDIKNTIENKQGFEETINHAFIEACHLLNANTNDTVKRKFFTKEKDNYVGEECFDDKYLNSESSFMLVPARICDILAHLYSRWKWIEVVYIKKCSLANDVNEELHKDLKDTVAEKKKLAEEIAALSSENASVKEMIKSLKTECKILTEKCKVNETAIESNRNTTALYKNVLKEYNGYKKTSEEEVAKLKREIQSVNDLKKKFQTDYNSLQESYKNLQKLTEERYSLVKKLEKQLSDQKKSNEKEVNTLLERCKRVEISLLEKIADNGIIFYDKAKEQADIELNIWKEKQKQKEYANEEVVKNNIKLFEEYISNIEKQISTIESDFESRSVQISSGKNISQIGKLKISKPPPIPKAEPLPPPKKKVTPPKISTTATLHRPISNPVSNYGTPTRGLSSTNPTFTNNITEKSAFRVPVTTYSKDVPSSSNNLVYSFNPITNTSYENKPSRSETSSITPIGVKPNNFKNVNENSSLTPKHTTTATTVKDDINVNEYNNDKPDNIWGIWNPLSSTHEITSIFHETPKKDKDNTSYGFTKDPFDFGLSRDTLSNIWTTEEDTEVSDLLKINTNYGTPSKEIVKGSQNITYNSMYDGVQGESSISNNYSPYSNTSSTNNYRRLPYGGPSTQNDNINTQDWYNSGMTWNTNTNRNISSFQSKSATPQQGSATNLRYLPKSESVSKVQQGQTSSQQQQPTSQQQSSFSTYNSQPDSGGGVVINHSGIGKNSYNQGSQSSSNIWDWQVTNYTNTSNGSYQIQRRNY, from the exons ATGGTCAATTCAACGCCTAGTCGATCGGTTTCAAATGTATCACAGAACGACACTCCTGAAACTTCAACTGGAAGTTCATATGATGATGcatataaatttgttataaattttcGAATTTCTAATTTTACTTCATTAGATGATACTGTTAAGAGTGTTCCTTATTATATTGATCACACTTATTG GAGAGTGATGGCTATGCGTCGACATAGTGATAGTAAGAACAAGGAtagtaaaaaagaaaatttacgGCCTTCAGACTTTACTCTTGGGATATTTGTACATTGCACTACAGATTCATACTCTGATGAATGGTCAGTAGAGGCACAAGCTTGCTTAAGAATATTGAATCTTGCTAATACTGGAAGTCCTATAACTAGAGAATTAATGAGTCATCAGTATAATGTATCAGAAACTGATTGGGGTTACTCAACTTTTGCTAAATGGGTAGAGATTGTTGATGAGAGTAATGGTTATCTTGTTGATGGAGCAATACAAATCCAGGTAGAAATAACTGCTAAAAAAGCTTTGAACTTGATGGATTATCAAACATTTTGGCGGAAAGGTACTGATCTTTTAAGAATTGCTGATTTACAACTAGAACGTGGTAATGTTGATAAAGCAATTGAAGCTAATGGAAGATCATCAGTTCTTTGTGGTAATAGATGcagtaaattaaaaacaaaaattgaaGAACAGAAGAAAAGATTATCTCAGGTTGCAATAagtgaaaatataaaacgaATTGAAAGTATGTCAAATTCAACTTCTCAGGATCCTAAAAGTACTTCAACATCGGCACTTAAGCAAGCCATATCAACTAGCTCAATAAAGAAAGCTGTTGGTAGATTAAAGCAAATAAGTAATCAGATTCCTAGTGCAAGAAATGGTGACACACGAAATTCAAGGCGCTCTTCTCTTCAaacaaaaagtaataattcaAAAGACAATGATGAGGAAGATACTGCATGTACATCCCCAAGCTGTCTTTGTTCATTATCACCTCATTCAAATAATTCTTCTACATTTGTAAATGAATCATGTGGTTATAATGATAACCTTGAGGATAATACTGTTCGTTCTGCTCAAGAAGCTCTTCATCCTGAGTCGTCATCAGGACCTCAATCTCGCAAATCATCTCTTTCCGTATATGGATATCCGAGTAGTGATTGTTGTAAGGGAGACACTAATGTTAGTAATTATAATAGTCAAAGATTGGAGGTTGTTAAACAAGAAGCTAGAATAGAATATGAAGTTTACCAAGATTTTACAACTAAAACAGTTCTTCGTAATAATATCAATGATTATAATACTGAAAATCAAAGTAATTCATCATGGATGAATATAAGTTCACTACCACAATTTACTTGGGGAAATAAAGGAATTGACAATCAAACATTACTTTCATTTCGTACAAATAAATTAGACAAACCTCATCCTATGAACTTTTTAACACCAGTTAATTTTCAGATGAATAATTGTTCACGTATACAAATTGAAGAAAAAGATATGGCACCTACAACATCAAAATACATGGAAAATGTCATTTACAATAATGATCATAATTATGAATGGTGGCCTGATGTACCAGAAGGACAGACATTTGAAGCTTATCATAAAATTCCAAGATCACTTTGTATTGATGAAAGAGTTAAAGAGAGAGAAGATATGGCTAAGTTAAGTGagtttcttaaaaaaaatatgattggTATGTGGAAATCAAGACATCCAGATCTTAATCAGAAAggaaaaaatttctttaaattactAGCTGATTTAGATACAAAAATGAGTAAATTTCGATGTGAACCATCTGAggatgatattaaaaataccaTTGAAAATAAGCAAGGTTTTGAAGAAACTATTAATCATGCTTTTATTGAAGCTTGCCATTTACTTAATGCCAATACTAATGATActgttaaaagaaaattttttactaaagaaaaagataattatgtTGGTGAAGAATGTTTTGATGATAAATACCTCAATTCAGAATCTAGTTTTATGTTAGTACCAGCAAGAATATGTGATATACTAGCACATTTATATAGTAGATGGAAATGGATTGAagttgtatatataaaaaaatgtagtCTTGCTAATGATGTAAATGAAGAACTTCATaaagatttaaaagatactgttgctgaaaagaaaaaattagcTGAAGAAATAGCTGCTTTAAGTAGTGAAAATGCTTCTGTAaaagaaatgataaaaagtttaaaaactGAATGTAAGATACTTACAGAAAAATGTAAAGTAAATGAGACAGCAATAGAAAGTAATAGAAATACAACAgcactttataaaaatgtgttGAAAGAATATAATGGTTATAAAAAGACTTCTGAAGAGGAAGTTGCTAAGTTAAAACGTGAAATACAAAGTGTTAATGAtcttaagaaaaaatttcaaacTGACTATAATAGTCTTCAAGagagttataaaaatttacaaaaattaactGAAGAAAGGTATAGTTTAGTAAAAAAACTTGAGAAACAATTAAGTgatcaaaaaaaatcaaatgaaAAAGAGGTAAATACACTTTTAGAAAGATGTAAAAGAGTTGAAATAAGTCTTCTTGAAAAAATTGCTGATAAtggtataatattttatgataaagcTAAGGAACAAGCTGATATTGAGTTAAATATTTGgaaagaaaaacaaaaacaAAAGGAGTATGCAAATGAAGaagttgttaaaaataatattaaattatttgaagaaTATATTAGTAATATTGAAAAGCAAATATCAACAATAGAAAGTGACTTTGAAAGTCGTTCAGTTCAAATATCTAGTGGTAAGAATATATCGCAAATTGGTAAacttaaaatttctaaaccTCCTCCTATACCAAAAGCTGAACCATTGCCACCTCCGAAGAAAAAGGTAACGCCTCCAAAAATTTCAACAACTGCAACGTTACATAGGCCAATTAGTAATCCAGTTTCAAATTATGGTACACCAACTAGAGGTTTATCTTCAACAAATCCTACCtttactaataatattacagAGAAATCTGCATTCCGTGTTCCAGTAACAACATATTCAAAAGATGTTCCATCATCTTCAAATAATTTGGTTTACTCTTTTAATCCAATTACTAACACATCATATGAAAATAAACCTTCAAGATCAGAAACCTCAAGTATAACTCCTATTGGTGTAAAACCgaataatttcaaaaatgttaatgaaaATTCAAGTTTAACTCCAAAACATACTACTACTGCTACTACAGTTAAAGATGACATTAAtgtaaatgaatataataatgataaaccTGACAATATATGGGGTATTTGGAATCCTTTGTCATCAACACATGAAATAACTTCAATATTTCATGAAACAccaaaaaaagataaagatAATACTTCTTATGGTTTTACAAAAGATCCTTTTGATTTTGGTTTATCAAGGGATACTCTCAGTAATATTTGGACTACAGAAGAAGATACAGAGGTATCTGATTTgctaaaaattaatacaaattATGGTACTCCTTCAAAAGAAATAGTAAAAGGTAGTcaaaatattacatataaTTCAATGTATGATGGAGTACAAGGTGAATCAagtatatcaaataattattcacCATATTCAAATACATCATCTACTAATAATTATCGTCGTTTGCCTTATGGAGGTCCATCAACTCagaatgataatattaatacacAAGATTGGTATAATAGTGGAATGACATGGAATACCAATACAAATCGTAATATTTCATCTTTTCAATCTAAAAGTGCAACACCACAACAAGGTTCTGCAACTAATCTTAGATACTTACCAAAATCTGAAAGTGTTAGTAAAGTTCAGCAAGGGCAAACATCTTCACAGCAACAACAACCAACTTCACAACAACAATCATCATTCAGTACATATAATTCACAACCCGATAGTGGAGGAGGAGTAGTAATAAATCATAGTGGAATAggaaaaaatagttataatCAAGGATCCCAATCATCAAGTAATATATGGGATTGGCAGGTTACAAATTATACTAATACTTCTAATGGTTCTTACCAAATTCAACGTAGAAattattga